One segment of Paenibacillus sp. FSL R7-0337 DNA contains the following:
- a CDS encoding MFS transporter translates to MSSPEQLFNKQDGISRTGIRKQATVWFMIIGIIFIAANLRAPLTSVGPLVSLIRDNVNISNTLAGLITTVPLIAFALLSPFVPKLGHKYGIERIILISLIFLVIGIAVRSLSGAATLYVGTAILGFAITICNVLLPSLIKREFPQQMGIMTGVYSVSMNLCGAIASGISIPLAVGAGMNWQGALGVWGILSFISILFWIPLLKTPTKPAIISNSTGNNHQVKIWRSPLAWQVTLFMGIQSAIFYVLVAWLPEILKEQGISSSQSGWFLSVMIMASLPFAFIVPVMAGRMANQRSLVVITTILLLIGTLGLLYSSIQLLLLWVIILGIGAGFAFGLSMMFFGLRTQSAHQAAELSGMAQSIGYLLAATGPALIGYLHDATHSWNAPLLILVGASALLGIIGLGAARNQFVGSAKTKR, encoded by the coding sequence ATGAGTTCACCAGAACAATTGTTTAACAAACAGGATGGAATATCCAGAACCGGCATACGCAAGCAAGCGACTGTCTGGTTCATGATTATAGGAATTATTTTTATCGCAGCGAATTTGCGTGCCCCCCTCACATCAGTGGGACCCTTGGTCAGCCTTATTCGGGACAACGTGAATATTTCAAATACATTAGCAGGCCTGATTACCACAGTACCACTAATTGCATTTGCCTTGTTATCACCTTTTGTACCCAAATTAGGACATAAATATGGTATAGAACGAATTATCCTGATTTCTCTTATTTTTTTAGTCATCGGTATTGCTGTCCGGTCGTTATCCGGAGCAGCGACTTTATATGTTGGAACTGCAATTCTGGGATTTGCTATTACTATATGTAATGTATTACTTCCCAGCCTGATTAAACGGGAATTTCCGCAGCAAATGGGGATTATGACAGGCGTTTATTCGGTTTCCATGAATCTATGCGGGGCAATTGCTTCCGGTATTAGTATTCCCTTAGCTGTAGGAGCAGGCATGAACTGGCAAGGTGCCCTGGGAGTATGGGGAATACTTAGCTTCATCTCCATTCTCTTTTGGATACCGCTGCTCAAGACTCCAACGAAACCCGCCATTATTAGTAACAGCACAGGTAACAACCATCAGGTTAAAATATGGCGCTCCCCATTAGCTTGGCAGGTGACTCTGTTTATGGGAATACAATCAGCCATTTTCTATGTGCTGGTAGCCTGGCTGCCTGAAATCCTAAAAGAGCAAGGCATCAGTTCAAGTCAATCCGGCTGGTTTCTCTCGGTTATGATTATGGCTTCCCTCCCCTTTGCATTTATCGTTCCAGTTATGGCAGGGCGTATGGCTAACCAGCGGTCCTTAGTGGTTATTACAACAATCCTACTTTTGATCGGGACACTTGGGCTTCTCTATAGCAGTATCCAACTGCTTCTGTTGTGGGTGATTATTCTTGGCATTGGAGCGGGCTTTGCCTTTGGCTTGTCTATGATGTTTTTCGGCTTGCGCACTCAAAGTGCCCATCAAGCGGCGGAATTATCCGGCATGGCCCAATCCATCGGATATCTGCTGGCAGCCACCGGCCCGGCGCTGATTGGATACCTGCATGATGCCACTCATAGTTGGAATGCTCCACTCCTGATCTTGGTTGGCGCTTCTGCCCTACTCGGTATCATTGGTCTAGGTGCAGCCAGAAATCAATTTGTGGGTTCGGCGAAGACAAAGAGATAA
- a CDS encoding ABC transporter permease, which yields MQFIVMVKNQLKLMLRNRIAIFATIAVPLILTFLFSFSQGSGQVSLYVADADQSLYSNQLMDMIQQHQVKIVHSDETTIKKKVDDQDIPFGLVIHQGFDTRLSSGKELPMYFVQNYENGDGMILEEIITGEVSTLQKVIHDTQMVSKELNIEDSGMNTSIFAELHKASNLTVDDQTISSGEKTHDKATARLIGFLVMFIWFVVVQGLRTLIDEKENNTLSRLLSTPVNYKKYLLAKMMSTYLFGAVHIFVILAAGKYLLKISIADHALAVGVLFAAYLFALTSVTMIVIPFMKNQKQFTSSASILIAVTGMLGGSFFSMEMAPQFMRTLSKLTPESWAIESLSDVIFGHQTVTSEWVPLVVFAVIGAVGLAAGFLLTGRELKAMRS from the coding sequence GTGCAATTTATAGTCATGGTAAAAAACCAACTGAAACTGATGTTGCGAAATAGAATTGCAATATTTGCAACCATCGCAGTTCCTTTAATCTTGACCTTCTTGTTTTCCTTCTCGCAAGGAAGCGGCCAGGTTAGCTTATACGTAGCTGATGCAGATCAAAGCTTATACTCCAATCAGCTCATGGATATGATTCAACAGCACCAGGTTAAGATTGTACATTCCGATGAAACGACGATAAAAAAAAAGGTGGATGATCAGGACATTCCTTTTGGATTGGTCATCCATCAGGGGTTTGACACCCGTCTGTCTTCAGGGAAGGAACTGCCTATGTATTTCGTTCAAAACTATGAGAACGGGGATGGCATGATTCTGGAGGAGATCATAACAGGTGAAGTAAGTACCCTCCAGAAGGTCATTCACGATACCCAGATGGTTTCTAAGGAACTGAATATAGAGGATTCGGGAATGAATACTAGTATATTTGCGGAGCTTCATAAGGCCTCTAATCTGACGGTTGATGATCAAACAATAAGCAGTGGTGAGAAGACTCATGATAAGGCTACGGCCAGATTAATCGGGTTTCTGGTTATGTTCATCTGGTTTGTTGTTGTTCAGGGATTAAGAACCTTGATTGATGAAAAAGAGAATAATACGCTGAGCAGGCTGTTAAGCACTCCAGTAAATTATAAGAAATATTTGCTGGCAAAAATGATGTCAACCTATCTGTTTGGGGCGGTTCATATCTTCGTTATTCTGGCGGCTGGCAAGTATTTGCTTAAGATTAGTATTGCAGACCATGCACTTGCAGTTGGAGTTCTGTTCGCTGCTTATTTATTTGCCCTGACCAGTGTGACGATGATTGTTATCCCGTTTATGAAGAATCAGAAACAGTTTACCTCTTCGGCTTCTATTCTCATAGCTGTAACCGGAATGCTTGGCGGCTCCTTCTTTTCAATGGAAATGGCCCCTCAATTCATGCGGACTCTTTCGAAGCTCACTCCAGAGTCCTGGGCAATCGAATCCTTATCAGATGTCATTTTTGGCCATCAGACAGTGACTTCAGAGTGGGTTCCGTTGGTTGTATTTGCAGTGATCGGGGCTGTTGGATTGGCAGCGGGGTTCTTGTTAACGGGTAGAGAGCTTAAGGCTATGAGGAGCTAA